One genomic region from Salvia hispanica cultivar TCC Black 2014 chromosome 2, UniMelb_Shisp_WGS_1.0, whole genome shotgun sequence encodes:
- the LOC125207521 gene encoding cellulose synthase-like protein D2 — protein MASKPFETSRSDLSAVSDVLDPNNNKPPLPPQTRVTFARRTSSGRYVSYSRDDLDSELGSSDFLNYTVQMPPTPDNQPVAQKVEEQYVSNSLFTGGFNSITRAHLMDKVIDSDVNHPQMAGVKGSSCAINGCDGKAMCDEKGDDILPCECDFKICRDCYIDVLKTGEGTCPGCKDQYKTTDLDEAMENWRSLPQLPGPGGRSKKMERRLSLVKSTKSSLLMKSQTGEFDHNRWLFETKGTYGYGNAIWPDGSGFDNGKEGDTYEPPELMNKPWRPLTRKLKIPAAVISPYRLLVAVRMVVLALFLTWRIGHPNTDAVWLWGMSIVCEIWFAFSWILDQLPKLCPINRATDLNVLKEKFETRDPSNPTGKSDLPGIDIFVSTADPEKEPPLVTANTILSILAADYPVEKLACYVSDDGGALLTFEAMAEAASFANIWVPFCRKHNIEPRNPESYFNLKKDPYKNKILKDFVKDRRRVKREYDEFKVRINGLPDSIRRRSDAYHAREELQVMKEQRMKKEDEPLEVVKIKKATWMADGTHWPGTWLNPTPEHTKGDHAGIIQVMLKPPSDELLCGDGEEYRLNDLTNVDIRLPMLVYVSREKRPGYDHNKKAGAMNALVRASAIMSNGAFILNLDCDHYIYNSQAMREGMCFMMDRGGDRICYVQFPQRFEGIDPSDRYANRNTVFFDGNMRALDGLQGPVYVGTGCLFRRTALYGFDPPRTKEHSPSFFSSCCGRRRKHSSVAHTPEENKSLRMGDYSDDEEMNLSLDPKMFGNSNVLIDSIPVAEYQGRPLADHPSVKNGRPPGALTIPRDLLDASTVAEAISVISCWYEDKTEWGQRVGWIYGSVTEDVVTGYRMHNRGWKSVYCVTKRDAFRGTAPINLTDRLHQVLRWATGSVEIFFSRNNALLATSKMKALQRIAYLNVGIYPFTSIFLIVYCFLPALSLFSGQFIVQTLNVTFLIYLLIITVTLCALAVLEVKWSGIELEEWWRNEQFWLIGGTSAHLAAVFQGLLKIFAGVEISFTLTSKSGGDDEEDEFADLYVVKWTSLMIPPIVIIMVNLIAIAVGISRTIYSVIPQWSRLLGGVFFSFWVLAHLYPFAKGLMGRRGRTPTIVYVWSGLIAITISLLWVAINPPAGTNQIGGSFQFP, from the exons ATGGCATCAAAACCATTTGAAACAAGCAGATCAGATCTATCAGCTGTATCTGATGTGCTGGACCCGAACAACAACAAGCCTCCATTGCCTCCACAAACTCGTGTCACGTTTGCACGAAGGACTTCCTCCGGGAGGTATGTGAGCTACTCGAGGGATGATCTCGACAGCGAGCTTGGCAGCAGTGACTTCCTCAACTACACGGTGCAGATGCCTCCGACCCCGGATAACCAGCCTGTTGCACAGAAGGTGGAGGAGCAGTACGTTTCCAACTCGCTCTTCACGGGCGGGTTCAACAGCATAACGAGGGCGCATTTGATGGATAAAGTCATTGACTCGGACGTTAACCATCCACAGATGGCCGGTGTCAAGGGATCATCTTGTGCAATCAACGGCTGTGATGGGAAGGCCATGTGTGATGAGAAGGGGGATGACATTCTCCCGTGCGAGTGTGATTTCAAGATATGCCGGGACTGCTACATAGACGTGCTCAAGACAGGGGAGGGGACGTGCCCCGGGTGCAAGGACCAGTACAAGACTACGGATCTGGATGAAGCGATGGAGAACTGGAGGTCTCTGCCTCAGCTGCCTGGGCCGGGTGGGAGGTCGAAGAAGATGGAGAGGAGGCTGTCGTTGGTGAAGTCAACAAAGTCGTCGCTGCTGATGAAGAGCCAGACTGGGGAGTTTGATCACAACAGGTGGCTGTTTGAGACCAAGGGTACGTATGGTTATGGCAATGCTATATGGCCTGATGGGAGTGGCTTTGATAATGGTAAAGAAGGCGACACGTACGAGCCTCCTGAGCTGATGAACAAACCGTGGAGGCCGCTTACACGAAAGCTGAAGATTCCCGCAGCTGTCATAAGCCCTTATCG GCTTCTGGTGGCTGTCCGAATGGTTGTTCTCGCGCTTTTCTTGACATGGAGAATCGGGCATCCCAACACCGATGCAGTGTGGCTGTGGGGGATGTCTATAGTTTGTGAGATATGGTTTGCATTTTCTTGGATTCTTGACCAACTACCAAAGCTATGCCCTATAAACCGTGCTACTGATCTCAATGTATTGAAGGAGAAATTCGAGACACGTGATCCAAGCAATCCCACGGGGAAGTCTGACCTCCCAGGCATCGATATTTTTGTCTCGACAGCAGATCCAGAGAAGGAGCCACCTCTTGTCACCGCCAACACCATTTTGTCCATATTAGCAGCTGATTATCCTGTGGAAAAGCTTGCTTGTTATGTCTCTGACGACGGAGGGGCGCTTCTGACGTTTGAGGCCATGGCGGAAGCAGCGAGTTTTGCAAATATATGGGTTCCCTTCTGTCGCAAGCACAACATTGAGCCGCGGAATCCTGAGTCTTACTTCAATCTGAAGAAGGACCCGTACAAGAACAAGATCCTCAAGGACTTTGTCAAAGACCGGAGACGAGTGAAGCGCGAGTACGACGAGTTTAAGGTCCGAATCAACGGCCTGCCAGACTCCATCCGTCGTCGCTCTGATGCCTATCATGCTAGGGAAGAACTTCAGGTTATGAAGGAGCAGAGGATGAAGAAGGAAGACGAGCCCCTCGAGGTTGTCAAGATCAAGAAAGCTACATGGATGGCAGATGGAACACATTGGCCTGGCACTTGGTTGAATCCTACCCCCGAGCACACCAAGGGCGATCATGCTGGGATAATACAG GTGATGTTGAAACCTCCAAGTGATGAGCTACTTTGTGGGGATGGTGAGGAGTACAGGTTGAATGACCTGACTAACGTTGACATTCGCCTTCCCATGCTCGTCTACGTCTCACGTGAGAAGCGGCCTGGATACGACCACAACAAGAAGGCGGGTGCTATGAATGCTCTGGTTCGAGCTTCAGCAATCATGTCTAATGGTGCGTTCATTCTCAACCTCGACTGTGATCACTACATCTATAACTCCCAAGCCATGAGGGAAGGTATGTGTTTCATGATGGATAGAGGCGGCGACAGAATCTGCTACGTCCAATTCCCACAAAGATTCGAGGGCATTGATCCATCTGATCGTTACGCCAACAGAAACACCGTGTTTTTTGATGGAAACATGCGAGCGCTAGACGGGTTACAAGGTCCGGTCTATGTTGGAACGGGGTGCCTCTTCAGGCGGACTGCCCTTTATGGCTTTGATCCGCCCCGTACTAAGGAGCACAGCCCGAGCTTCTTCAGCTCGTGCTGTGGCCGACGCAGGAAGCACTCCTCTGTGGCTCATACACCGGAGGAGAACAAGTCGTTGAGAATGGGGGATTACTCTGACGATGAAGAGATGAACCTCTCCCTTGATCCAAAGATGTTTGGAAACTCAAATGTACTCATCGACTCCATCCCGGTGGCTGAGTACCAAGGCCGCCCGTTAGCTGACCATCCATCCGTGAAGAATGGGCGCCCTCCTGGCGCCCTAACCATCCCCCGTGACCTCCTCGATGCCTCAACTGTAGCAGAGGCAATAAGTGTGATCTCGTGCTGGTACGAGGACAAGACAGAATGGGGTCAGCGAGTGGGCTGGATCTACGGCTCTGTCACGGAAGACGTTGTGACAGGGTACCGGATGCACAATAGGGGATGGAAGTCAGTTTACTGTGTAACGAAACGCGACGCCTTCCGTGGGACTGCCCCCATCAACCTGACGGACCGGCTCCACCAGGTCCTCCGCTGGGCCACGGGATCAGTTGAGATCTTCTTCTCCCGGAACAACGCCTTGCTAGCAACATCGAAAATGAAGGCATTGCAGAGGATTGCATACCTCAATGTAGGAATCTACCCTTTCACATCCATCTTCCTGATCGTCTACTGCTTCCTCCCGGCGCTCTCCCTCTTCTCGGGCCAGTTCATCGTTCAGACGCTGAACGTGACCTTCCTGATCTACCTCCTCATCATCACGGTCACGCTGTGCGCGCTGGCCGTGCTGGAGGTAAAGTGGTCGGGGATCGAGCTCGAAGAGTGGTGGAGAAACGAGCAGTTCTGGCTTATCGGAGGGACTAGTGCACACTTGGCTGCAGTGTTCCAAGGGCTGCTGAAGATCTTCGCAGGAGTCGAGATATCGTTCACTCTAACGTCGAAATCAGGAGGAGATGATGAGGAAGACGAGTTCGCTGACCTGTACGTGGTGAAGTGGACGTCGCTGATGATCCCGCCAATTGTGATCATAATGGTGAACCTGATTGCCATAGCAGTGGGGATAAGCAGAACTATATACAGCGTGATACCGCAGTGGAGCAGGCTGTTGGGGGGAGTTTTCTTCAGCTTTTGGGTGCTGGCGCATCTCTACCCATTTGCTAAAGGGCTGATGGGGAGACGGGGGAGAACGCCCACGATCGTATACGTGTGGTCCGGGCTCATTGCTATCACCATATCTCTGCTTTGGGTGGCCATAAACCCCCCTGCAGGGACTAACCAGATTGGTGGCTCTTTCCAGTTTCCATAG